One genomic segment of Gemmatimonadales bacterium includes these proteins:
- the thiS gene encoding sulfur carrier protein ThiS: MTELTITVNGDERAVPAPISLAGLLEHLGLDPRAVVVEQNRVIIRRPSLADTPVADGDVIELVHFVGGG, encoded by the coding sequence ATGACCGAACTCACCATTACCGTCAACGGCGACGAGCGTGCAGTACCGGCGCCGATCTCCCTCGCCGGCCTCCTCGAACACCTCGGACTCGACCCGCGCGCCGTGGTGGTCGAGCAGAACCGCGTCATCATCCGCCGCCCCAGCCTGGCCGACACCCCGGTGGCCGACGGCGACGTGATCGAGCTGGTCCATTTCGTCGGAGGCGGGTAG
- a CDS encoding thiamine phosphate synthase, translating to MLGTIFETASHPGRAGLGLNVLAEVAAFGTPVIAIGGMTPARTTDLREAGAWGVAAIRALWHVPDAYAAAMELLTPWSSGA from the coding sequence CTGCTGGGGACCATCTTCGAGACCGCATCGCATCCCGGCCGGGCGGGACTCGGCCTGAACGTGCTCGCCGAGGTGGCCGCATTCGGCACTCCGGTGATCGCCATCGGAGGCATGACTCCGGCGCGCACCACCGACCTGAGGGAGGCCGGCGCGTGGGGGGTGGCCGCCATCCGCGCGCTCTGGCACGTGCCCGATGCGTATGCCGCCGCAATGGAACTGCTGACCCCGTGGAGCAGCGGAGCATGA
- a CDS encoding thiamine phosphate synthase, translating into MRPLPRLHAITDDAILADADVGIRAAAIAAAGPAAALHVRGRDSSAAFLAKCATRFTSLATPAEAAVIINARPDLARAVDAQGAAWRRATSRWGRAARPGPGWIGRSVHGVAESREAIDEARTISCWGPSSRPHRIPAGRDSA; encoded by the coding sequence GTGAGGCCCCTCCCGCGACTCCACGCGATCACGGACGACGCGATCCTCGCGGACGCCGACGTCGGGATCCGGGCCGCGGCGATCGCCGCCGCAGGGCCGGCGGCGGCGCTGCACGTGCGGGGACGAGACAGTTCCGCCGCCTTCCTGGCCAAGTGCGCCACGCGCTTCACGTCGCTCGCAACTCCCGCGGAGGCCGCGGTCATCATCAACGCCCGTCCCGACCTGGCGCGGGCCGTCGATGCGCAGGGTGCAGCTTGGAGGCGGGCGACCTCTCGGTGGGGACGCGCGGCGCGTCCTGGGCCCGGGTGGATCGGTCGCTCGGTGCATGGCGTGGCGGAGTCCCGGGAGGCGATCGACGAGGCGCGGACTATCTCCTGCTGGGGACCATCTTCGAGACCGCATCGCATCCCGGCCGGGCGGGACTCGGCCTGA
- the fmt gene encoding methionyl-tRNA formyltransferase — protein sequence MRIVFFGTPEFAVPSLDTLRRGGHDVVAVVTQPDRPHGRSRSKLIPPPVKVAALAAGLDVLQPERPVGDLFAATLRHHRAELGVVAAYGHILKPDILAIPTRGMINVHASLLPRWRGAAPIQAAILHGDRETGVSIMQMEAGLDSGPVYLRRELPIGAEDTADILTARLAELGAEALLEVVDGLDAGNLKPEAQHEADATFAPKVSRAAARVPWNRSAVEVVLHIRAYDPWPGAWTEGPAGEVKFFTPRLAEGEGTPGKVLQADKALVVACGEGAVQVAEVKAAGGRRMAAAEWLRGRPLAVGDRLG from the coding sequence ATGCGCATCGTCTTCTTCGGGACACCGGAATTCGCGGTGCCCTCGCTCGACACTCTCCGCCGCGGCGGCCACGACGTGGTCGCAGTGGTGACCCAGCCGGACCGACCCCACGGCCGCTCCCGATCCAAGCTCATTCCCCCGCCGGTCAAGGTGGCGGCGCTGGCCGCCGGACTCGACGTCCTGCAGCCGGAGCGCCCCGTGGGCGATCTCTTCGCCGCGACGCTGCGGCACCACCGCGCCGAGCTCGGTGTCGTCGCCGCCTATGGTCATATCCTCAAGCCCGACATCCTGGCCATCCCGACCCGCGGAATGATCAACGTCCATGCTTCGCTCCTTCCGCGGTGGCGCGGTGCGGCGCCGATCCAGGCGGCCATCCTGCACGGCGATCGGGAGACCGGCGTGAGCATCATGCAGATGGAGGCGGGGCTCGACAGCGGGCCGGTGTACCTCCGGCGCGAACTCCCGATCGGCGCGGAAGACACCGCCGACATCCTCACCGCCCGCCTGGCCGAGCTGGGGGCGGAGGCGCTGTTGGAGGTGGTGGACGGTCTGGACGCGGGGAACCTCAAACCGGAGGCCCAGCACGAGGCCGATGCGACCTTTGCCCCAAAGGTTTCCAGAGCAGCGGCTCGGGTGCCATGGAACAGGAGCGCGGTCGAGGTCGTGCTGCACATCCGCGCGTACGATCCATGGCCGGGGGCATGGACTGAAGGCCCGGCGGGGGAGGTGAAGTTCTTCACCCCGCGGCTCGCAGAAGGAGAGGGCACGCCGGGAAAGGTGCTGCAGGCCGACAAGGCGCTGGTCGTTGCGTGTGGGGAGGGGGCCGTGCAGGTGGCGGAGGTCAAGGCGGCCGGCGGGCGACGGATGGCCGCGGCGGAGTGGCTGCGCGGGCGTCCCCTCGCGGTCGGGGACCGGCTGGGGTGA
- the def gene encoding peptide deformylase — protein sequence MSLLPIHLLGSPVLREPSAPVPEVTDEVRRLVEDMFETMDGAEGVGLAANQIGMAIRIAVVDAEGSRIAMINPVIAEASGKAREEEGCLSIPDVYGEVTRPERIVLEATDQQGAPYRLEAAGLLARAIQHEIDHLDGILFLDRLSPMKRRLLVAKYRREHKEGDGLLREVARPSGRTP from the coding sequence ATGTCGCTGCTGCCCATTCACCTCCTCGGCTCCCCGGTGCTCCGGGAACCCTCGGCGCCGGTGCCCGAGGTGACGGACGAGGTGCGTCGGTTGGTGGAGGACATGTTCGAGACGATGGACGGCGCCGAAGGGGTCGGTCTCGCGGCCAACCAGATCGGAATGGCGATTCGCATTGCCGTCGTGGATGCGGAGGGATCCCGCATCGCGATGATCAATCCGGTCATCGCCGAGGCGTCCGGCAAGGCCCGCGAAGAAGAGGGGTGCCTCTCGATTCCCGACGTCTACGGCGAGGTGACGCGTCCCGAAAGAATCGTCCTCGAGGCGACCGATCAGCAGGGCGCCCCGTACCGCCTCGAAGCGGCGGGGCTCCTGGCCCGCGCCATCCAGCACGAGATCGACCACCTTGACGGGATCCTCTTTCTGGATCGGCTGAGTCCCATGAAGCGGCGGCTGTTGGTCGCGAAGTACCGCCGCGAACACAAGGAGGGCGACGGCCTCCTGCGGGAGGTTGCGCGGCCCTCCGGCCGGACCCCCTGA
- the yajC gene encoding preprotein translocase subunit YajC produces MHALSLMAPAAGSGGGMSVLLLQIGLIGAVFYFLILRPQSQARKKHAAMLEALKKGDEVITSGGLMGKVKSIKEQEVTITSGESTVVVHRARIVQVGDTAAPNTPA; encoded by the coding sequence ATGCATGCTCTTTCCCTGATGGCCCCGGCAGCCGGATCCGGCGGCGGCATGTCCGTCCTCCTCCTGCAGATCGGCCTGATCGGCGCCGTGTTCTACTTCCTCATCCTCCGGCCCCAGTCGCAGGCGAGGAAGAAGCACGCCGCCATGCTCGAGGCCCTGAAGAAGGGGGACGAGGTCATCACCTCCGGCGGCCTGATGGGCAAGGTGAAGAGCATCAAGGAGCAGGAAGTGACCATCACCAGCGGCGAGAGCACCGTCGTGGTGCACCGCGCCCGCATCGTCCAGGTCGGCGACACCGCCGCACCCAACACGCCGGCCTGA
- the tgt gene encoding tRNA guanosine(34) transglycosylase Tgt, translated as MTDAPFSFTLHGTQGEARAGTLHTPHGEVATPAFMPVGTYGTVRGLHPVEVERTGAQVMLGNTYHLHLRPGEDVVQSLGGLHAFSHWNRPMLTDSGGFQVFSLEGLRTIAEEGVAFQSHVDGSHRTITPEKSVEIQWALGADIAMQFDHVVPGGADHTLAKEGMERSLRWLARCKARHTELALAPRPPLQQVERGGVAQTLWPIVQGGTHPDLRRASLEGILEQGPWTGIAIGGLSVGEPKPVMHAVLEGLAPVLPRATPRYLMGVGFPQDLLEGIARGVDLFDCVAPTRNGRHGSAWISTGKVNVRAAIHRLSKEPLDPECDCETCATFSRGYLRHLFVAEEILGLRLVSIHNVRFLVRLGEMARTHILAGTFDGWSREWLRRYHSKGES; from the coding sequence GTGACCGACGCCCCCTTCTCCTTCACCCTTCACGGCACCCAAGGCGAGGCCCGCGCCGGCACCCTGCACACCCCGCACGGCGAGGTGGCCACACCGGCATTCATGCCGGTGGGCACCTACGGCACGGTGCGCGGACTCCATCCCGTCGAGGTAGAACGCACCGGCGCGCAGGTGATGCTGGGCAACACCTACCACCTGCATCTCCGCCCCGGCGAGGACGTGGTGCAATCCCTGGGCGGACTCCACGCCTTTTCGCACTGGAACCGCCCGATGCTGACCGACAGCGGCGGGTTCCAGGTGTTCTCGCTGGAGGGGCTCCGCACCATCGCCGAGGAGGGCGTGGCCTTCCAGAGCCATGTCGACGGCAGCCACCGGACCATCACCCCCGAGAAGTCGGTGGAGATCCAGTGGGCGCTCGGTGCCGACATCGCGATGCAGTTCGACCACGTGGTCCCTGGCGGCGCCGACCATACCCTGGCGAAGGAAGGGATGGAGCGCTCGCTCCGCTGGCTCGCGCGGTGCAAGGCAAGGCACACGGAACTTGCCCTCGCCCCCCGTCCCCCTCTCCAGCAAGTGGAGAGGGGGGGCGTCGCCCAAACACTGTGGCCAATTGTTCAGGGTGGAACTCATCCCGATCTGCGTCGTGCCTCCCTCGAGGGAATCCTCGAGCAGGGCCCCTGGACCGGCATCGCGATCGGGGGCCTCTCCGTCGGCGAGCCGAAGCCGGTCATGCACGCGGTCCTGGAGGGGCTGGCCCCCGTCCTGCCCAGGGCCACCCCGCGTTATCTTATGGGGGTGGGGTTTCCGCAGGACCTGCTGGAGGGGATCGCCCGCGGGGTGGATCTGTTCGACTGTGTGGCCCCGACGCGCAACGGCCGGCACGGCTCGGCCTGGATCTCGACCGGCAAGGTGAACGTGCGCGCCGCGATCCACCGGCTCTCGAAGGAGCCGCTCGACCCCGAGTGCGACTGCGAGACCTGCGCGACCTTCAGTCGCGGATACCTGCGCCACCTGTTCGTGGCCGAGGAGATCCTGGGCCTCCGCCTGGTGTCGATTCATAATGTCCGGTTCCTGGTCCGGCTGGGTGAGATGGCCCGCACCCACATCCTGGCCGGAACCTTTGATGGCTGGAGCCGCGAGTGGCTCCGCCGCTACCACTCGAAAGGCGAATCGTGA
- the queA gene encoding tRNA preQ1(34) S-adenosylmethionine ribosyltransferase-isomerase QueA, translated as MTADRPLRTADFAYHLPPELIAQTPGTERGDSRLLLVRRGSGAAGLEDRQFADLPTIIPAGDLLVLNSTRVRHARLLGTRPSGAPAEVLLLHPSTDGSWLAIGKPGSAMRAGKRITLGDGAEIETLEVLPEGERRVRFVGMPAEEAIALFGRLPLPPYIDRDPEAEDEIRYQTVYADREGSVAAPTAGLHFTDAMLADLRGRGVRIVSLDLEVGPGTFKPVEEEEIAAHPMHPERYEIPAEVADAVRDARARGAAVWAVGTTVVRALESAADATGAVRAGAAETRLLIAPGYKFKVVDRLVTNFHLPRSTLLMLVAAFAGYDTMMAAYQHAVAERYRFYSYGDAMCIL; from the coding sequence TTGACGGCTGACCGTCCCCTCCGCACCGCCGACTTCGCGTACCATCTCCCCCCGGAACTGATTGCCCAGACCCCCGGCACCGAGCGGGGCGACAGCCGGCTGCTGCTTGTCAGGCGGGGTAGCGGGGCCGCAGGGCTGGAAGACCGCCAGTTCGCCGACCTCCCGACGATCATCCCCGCCGGCGACCTGCTGGTGCTCAACTCCACCCGGGTGCGCCACGCCCGTCTCCTCGGGACCCGGCCCTCGGGGGCGCCCGCCGAGGTCCTGCTGCTCCACCCTTCCACCGATGGCAGCTGGCTCGCCATTGGAAAGCCGGGCAGCGCCATGCGCGCGGGAAAGCGGATCACCCTGGGCGACGGGGCGGAGATCGAGACGCTCGAGGTGCTTCCCGAGGGAGAGCGCCGGGTCCGTTTCGTCGGCATGCCGGCCGAGGAAGCGATTGCACTGTTCGGCCGGCTGCCACTCCCTCCGTATATCGACCGTGACCCCGAGGCGGAGGACGAAATCCGCTACCAGACGGTCTACGCCGATCGTGAGGGCAGCGTGGCGGCGCCGACCGCCGGGCTGCACTTTACCGACGCCATGCTGGCGGATCTCCGGGGACGCGGCGTGCGGATCGTCTCGCTGGACCTCGAAGTCGGCCCCGGTACCTTCAAGCCGGTCGAGGAGGAGGAGATCGCCGCGCACCCGATGCACCCGGAACGCTACGAGATTCCTGCGGAGGTCGCCGACGCGGTGCGCGATGCCCGCGCACGCGGCGCCGCGGTCTGGGCGGTCGGCACCACGGTGGTCCGCGCGCTGGAAAGCGCCGCGGACGCGACCGGGGCGGTGCGCGCAGGAGCCGCGGAGACGCGCCTGCTCATCGCGCCGGGCTACAAGTTCAAGGTGGTCGATCGCCTGGTGACCAACTTTCACCTCCCCCGCTCCACCCTGCTGATGCTCGTGGCGGCCTTTGCCGGCTACGACACCATGATGGCGGCGTACCAGCACGCCGTGGCCGAGCGCTATCGGTTCTACTCCTACGGGGACGCGATGTGCATCCTGTGA
- the ruvB gene encoding Holliday junction branch migration DNA helicase RuvB, translated as MAQRLEVTTPDALPEETGAEAALRPSRLDEFVGQEQVKASLQIAMDAARGRGEALDHTLFFGPPGLGKTTLAMLMAREMGVQLRTSSGPVLEKAGDLVGLLTTLGPGDILFIDEIHRMRPALEEFLYSAMEDFRVDVRIADGPNAQTIPMTLERFTLVGATTRFGLLTPPMRARFGMVERLNFYPAEDLERIVTRSAALLQVPTDAEGGLEIAKRSRGTPRVANRLLRRVRDFAQVRAEGKITGPVAREALSRLNVDEFGLDDMDARILTTLIEKFNGGPVGLNTLAVAVGEDSGTLEEVYEPYLIQQGFLERTPRGRCATANAYRRFGITPPPGQATIFDG; from the coding sequence ATGGCCCAGCGCCTCGAAGTCACCACCCCGGACGCCCTCCCCGAAGAGACCGGCGCCGAAGCCGCCCTGCGGCCCTCCCGCCTCGACGAATTCGTCGGGCAGGAGCAGGTCAAGGCGTCTCTTCAGATTGCCATGGACGCGGCCCGGGGACGGGGCGAGGCGCTCGACCATACCCTCTTCTTCGGTCCTCCCGGACTCGGCAAGACCACCCTGGCCATGCTGATGGCGCGGGAAATGGGCGTGCAGTTGCGGACCTCGTCCGGCCCGGTGCTGGAGAAGGCCGGCGACCTGGTCGGGCTGCTGACCACGCTCGGGCCGGGCGACATCCTCTTCATCGATGAAATCCACCGGATGCGCCCGGCACTCGAAGAATTCCTCTACTCCGCCATGGAAGACTTCCGGGTGGATGTGCGGATTGCCGACGGGCCGAACGCGCAGACCATCCCGATGACGCTGGAGCGCTTCACGCTGGTGGGCGCCACGACGCGGTTCGGCCTGCTCACGCCGCCGATGCGGGCCCGGTTCGGGATGGTGGAGCGGCTGAATTTCTATCCGGCGGAGGACCTGGAGCGGATCGTGACGCGGTCAGCGGCGCTGCTGCAGGTGCCGACCGACGCCGAGGGCGGACTGGAGATCGCAAAGCGCAGCCGCGGCACGCCGCGCGTGGCCAACCGGCTGCTGCGCAGGGTGCGCGACTTCGCCCAGGTTCGGGCGGAGGGAAAGATTACCGGACCGGTGGCGCGGGAGGCGCTCTCGCGGCTCAACGTCGACGAGTTCGGGCTCGACGACATGGACGCGCGGATCCTCACCACGCTGATCGAGAAGTTCAACGGCGGACCGGTGGGCCTCAACACCCTCGCGGTGGCCGTCGGCGAGGACAGCGGCACCCTCGAGGAGGTGTACGAGCCCTATCTCATCCAGCAGGGCTTCCTCGAGCGCACGCCGCGCGGCCGGTGCGCCACCGCCAACGCCTATCGCCGCTTCGGCATCACGCCGCCACCCGGACAGGCCACGATCTTTGACGGCTGA
- the ruvA gene encoding Holliday junction branch migration protein RuvA, with translation MIAGVRGQLESVELDVATIETAGGVSYEVLVPLGVLGRLPAPGNPVRLYTELVVREDNWLLVGFDTAHERLVFRRLLTASGFGPRLALALLSTLGPDRAVRAILGNDLAALGSVSGIGKKKAERLVLELRDRFKDLPTAAGPAAVRPDQASVSALVGLGYSMSAAEDAVRAVLTDGVTEDTTHIVRRALQRLTAGKGGSST, from the coding sequence GTGATCGCCGGCGTCCGGGGACAGCTGGAAAGCGTCGAGCTCGACGTGGCCACCATCGAGACCGCCGGTGGTGTCTCATACGAAGTGCTGGTGCCCCTCGGCGTGCTTGGCCGACTCCCCGCCCCCGGCAACCCGGTGCGTCTCTACACCGAACTGGTGGTGCGCGAGGACAACTGGCTCCTCGTCGGGTTCGACACGGCGCACGAGCGGCTGGTGTTCCGGCGGCTGCTGACGGCGAGCGGGTTCGGCCCGCGCCTGGCGCTGGCGCTCCTGTCGACTCTCGGCCCCGATCGCGCGGTGCGCGCCATCCTGGGCAACGACCTCGCCGCGCTGGGCAGCGTGTCCGGCATCGGCAAGAAGAAGGCGGAGCGGCTGGTCCTGGAACTGCGCGACCGCTTCAAGGATCTGCCGACGGCGGCGGGACCGGCGGCGGTCCGCCCCGACCAGGCCTCGGTGAGCGCGCTCGTCGGCCTGGGATATTCGATGTCCGCCGCCGAGGATGCGGTCCGCGCGGTGCTGACCGACGGCGTTACCGAGGATACGACACACATCGTCCGGCGGGCGCTGCAGCGCCTGACCGCCGGCAAGGGAGGAAGTTCCACATGA
- the ruvC gene encoding crossover junction endodeoxyribonuclease RuvC encodes MIILGVDPGTAVTGYGVIDSGPGSRARLIECGVVRTPARDPLPVRLRAIRDGMMELIERHRPDAVAIEEVFYGKNVRTTVVLSHARGVILLTAEEAGVAIGEYPPALVKKTVVGRGGAAKPQVGYMVAQLLRLTAPPSPADAADGVAVALTHHILAGGALSRARRGQVA; translated from the coding sequence GTGATCATTCTCGGCGTGGACCCCGGCACGGCGGTCACGGGCTACGGCGTCATCGACTCCGGCCCCGGCAGCAGGGCCCGGCTCATCGAGTGCGGCGTCGTGCGGACCCCCGCACGCGACCCCCTCCCGGTGCGGCTCCGCGCGATTCGCGACGGCATGATGGAACTCATCGAGCGACACCGCCCCGACGCCGTCGCCATCGAGGAAGTCTTCTACGGCAAGAATGTGCGGACCACGGTGGTGCTCTCCCACGCCCGCGGGGTCATCCTGCTGACGGCGGAGGAGGCCGGCGTGGCGATCGGCGAGTATCCACCCGCCCTCGTCAAGAAGACGGTGGTCGGGCGAGGGGGCGCTGCCAAGCCGCAGGTCGGATACATGGTGGCGCAGCTCCTCCGGCTCACGGCGCCGCCCAGCCCGGCGGACGCGGCGGACGGCGTCGCGGTGGCGCTCACGCACCACATCCTGGCGGGCGGCGCGCTGTCGCGCGCCCGCCGCGGGCAGGTGGCGTGA
- a CDS encoding YebC/PmpR family DNA-binding transcriptional regulator, protein MAGHSKWKQIKRKKAVTDSRRASSWTKVIREITIAAKFGGGDPGGNPRLRTAIDAAKAVNMPAENIERAIKKGTGELEGGNIEEVAYEGYGPGGAALFIEGTTDNPHRTVADIRHAMSRNAGNLGATNSVAWMFDRKGQLYIDATQHGEERTLEAALEAGAEDMVREGDQFIVSTAPNDIHAVQDAMREKGIKIDEAELAMVPKNTVKVEGPDVEALFKLIEALEELDDVSKVFSNFDIDSELAEAAG, encoded by the coding sequence ATGGCAGGCCATAGCAAGTGGAAACAGATCAAGCGGAAAAAGGCGGTCACCGACTCGCGCCGGGCGTCGTCCTGGACCAAGGTGATCCGCGAAATCACCATTGCCGCCAAGTTCGGCGGGGGTGACCCTGGCGGCAATCCGCGCCTGCGGACCGCGATCGACGCCGCGAAGGCCGTCAACATGCCGGCCGAAAACATCGAACGGGCCATCAAGAAGGGCACCGGCGAGCTCGAGGGCGGCAACATCGAGGAAGTGGCTTACGAAGGCTACGGCCCCGGCGGCGCGGCGCTCTTCATCGAGGGGACCACCGACAATCCCCACCGGACCGTCGCCGACATCCGGCACGCCATGAGCCGGAACGCCGGCAACCTCGGCGCCACCAACTCGGTGGCCTGGATGTTCGACCGCAAGGGCCAGCTGTACATCGACGCCACCCAGCATGGCGAGGAGCGTACGCTGGAGGCCGCCCTCGAGGCCGGCGCGGAAGACATGGTCCGCGAGGGCGACCAGTTCATCGTCTCGACCGCGCCAAACGACATCCACGCCGTGCAGGACGCCATGCGAGAGAAGGGGATCAAGATCGACGAGGCCGAGCTCGCCATGGTGCCGAAAAACACCGTCAAGGTCGAGGGTCCGGACGTCGAGGCGCTCTTCAAGCTGATCGAGGCCCTCGAGGAACTCGACGACGTCTCGAAGGTCTTCTCCAACTTCGACATCGACTCCGAGCTGGCGGAGGCGGCAGGCTGA
- a CDS encoding CDP-glycerol glycerophosphotransferase family protein has product MPRIRLLFKIGFVYHKAAFDPVIEQFLSDERYDVFFALDEERIRRWGIFNVPYRPPIVDQWVRDGYRFTTEKRGFDVVIAGDTIRDAAAYGRTLLCFLNHGTGIKTILYRNLAQHRDTRYQIYVEGPYREEKILESGQLGRSEVRVVGLPKLDGIFQGRYDDRAGFLSARGLDPSKPTVLFAPTYKPTCLYDVKDAIFEATEGRCNLVVKLHHYSWMGKYAPHEQHRIFERRVRKYPHALLVPMEEYNIVPWMAAADTLLSEASSTVFDFLALGKTGIIYDLPSDRLKHSDGMPLLGEDNRAFLKDAFVHVGRPGDLGDAITRALAPTDAMRAAQNRERDHLFYKLDGQAAARMKASIEELLEEGGHENAPDEPGRGEAASTA; this is encoded by the coding sequence ATGCCCCGGATCCGCCTGCTGTTCAAGATCGGCTTCGTCTATCACAAGGCGGCGTTCGATCCGGTCATCGAGCAGTTCCTCTCCGACGAACGCTATGATGTCTTCTTCGCGCTCGACGAAGAGCGGATCCGCCGCTGGGGGATCTTCAACGTCCCGTACCGCCCCCCGATCGTGGACCAGTGGGTGCGCGACGGGTACCGCTTCACCACCGAGAAGCGCGGCTTCGACGTGGTCATTGCCGGCGACACCATCCGCGACGCCGCCGCCTACGGCCGCACCCTCCTCTGCTTCCTGAACCACGGCACCGGCATCAAGACCATCCTCTACCGGAACCTCGCCCAGCACCGCGACACCCGGTACCAGATCTACGTGGAGGGGCCGTACCGGGAGGAAAAGATCCTCGAGTCGGGCCAGTTGGGCCGCAGCGAGGTGCGTGTCGTGGGGCTTCCCAAGCTGGACGGGATATTCCAGGGGCGGTACGACGACCGCGCGGGGTTCCTGTCGGCCCGGGGGCTCGATCCGTCGAAGCCGACGGTCCTCTTTGCCCCGACCTACAAGCCCACCTGCCTCTACGATGTGAAGGACGCCATCTTCGAGGCCACCGAGGGCCGCTGCAACCTCGTGGTCAAGCTCCATCACTACAGCTGGATGGGGAAATACGCGCCGCACGAGCAGCATCGCATCTTCGAGCGCCGGGTGCGCAAGTACCCCCACGCTCTGCTGGTGCCGATGGAGGAGTACAACATCGTGCCCTGGATGGCCGCGGCCGACACCCTCCTGAGCGAGGCCTCGAGCACGGTGTTCGACTTCCTGGCCCTGGGCAAGACCGGCATCATCTACGACCTGCCCAGCGACCGCCTGAAGCACAGCGACGGCATGCCCCTGCTCGGGGAGGACAACCGCGCGTTCCTGAAGGATGCCTTCGTCCATGTGGGGCGCCCCGGCGATCTCGGCGACGCAATTACCCGCGCGCTGGCGCCGACCGACGCGATGCGCGCGGCCCAGAACCGGGAACGCGACCACCTCTTCTACAAGCTGGACGGACAGGCCGCTGCGCGGATGAAGGCGTCGATCGAGGAACTGCTCGAGGAGGGGGGGCACGAAAACGCCCCGGACGAGCCGGGGCGTGGGGAAGCGGCCAGCACGGCCTGA
- a CDS encoding NTP transferase domain-containing protein gives MKAIITAAGQSSRLWETTGREPKTLLPFGDGSILSAILGNFAQIGIREFLIVTGYRGDLIRQHLGDHASFGMSVDLLDNPEWHRGNGLSVLKALAHLAPEEPVILSMADHVVSPAALAAVRDGPVGMNLLLVDPRIDECFDLPDATKVRREGDRIADIGKDLTSYDVLDCGVFRLNQQFRSALESAVAQGREGISDGVRELVRGPGFGTVLLPAGAAWLDIDTPESYQHALTRRATFA, from the coding sequence ATGAAGGCCATCATCACCGCCGCGGGGCAGAGCAGCCGCCTCTGGGAAACGACCGGCCGGGAGCCGAAGACGCTGCTCCCCTTCGGCGATGGTTCGATCCTGTCCGCCATCCTGGGGAACTTCGCGCAGATCGGGATTCGCGAGTTCCTGATCGTGACCGGCTACCGGGGAGACCTCATCCGCCAGCACCTCGGCGATCACGCCAGTTTCGGGATGTCGGTGGACCTCCTCGACAACCCGGAGTGGCACCGCGGGAATGGCCTCTCGGTGCTGAAGGCGCTGGCCCACCTGGCACCGGAAGAACCGGTCATCCTCTCGATGGCCGACCACGTGGTGAGCCCCGCCGCCCTCGCCGCCGTGCGCGATGGCCCCGTCGGCATGAATCTCCTGCTGGTGGACCCCCGCATCGACGAGTGCTTCGACCTGCCGGACGCCACCAAGGTACGGCGCGAGGGCGACCGGATTGCGGACATCGGCAAGGACCTTACCAGCTACGATGTCCTCGATTGCGGCGTGTTCCGGCTGAACCAGCAATTCCGCTCGGCGCTCGAGTCCGCCGTGGCCCAGGGTCGGGAGGGGATCTCCGACGGGGTCCGTGAGCTGGTCCGCGGGCCCGGATTCGGTACGGTCCTGCTGCCGGCCGGTGCCGCCTGGCTCGACATCGATACGCCCGAGAGCTACCAGCACGCCCTGACCCGGCGCGCCACCTTCGCCTGA